TAGTTTTTGTTGAGTTTTAGCCAACTTGGTTGAATTTGGTTGCCAAAACACTTAAATGTGTAGCGAACTGATATTGCACATCAATTTATTTTTCCTAGTGTTTTTTCCCGAGGTTTCTAGAGCATGACAAGGCGTATCTATCGTACAGGAAGGGGTAGAATTAGGACAGTTACGTGTGTGGTACCAAACAACGGAATGTGAGCAATTCCATTGATTTCAAAGTTTCAGAACAAATAAAATATCATCCACGTTCCACTTTCACAGGGCAATGACCCACTGTGCTAGTCAAAAGTCAAGACTCAAGTCTAGCCATGAATATTTAGTCTTCCCCACTTTTAATTTGGACAAAGATAAGTAACAACTAACAGCACATCCATCAATAGCAACTATATACAAATTTAAAGTAAGGTTTAAACTTTAAACTAGTAGATTAATTATATCCGAAGCATGGATCTTTGTATAACATTATTGTTGAGGTGGGCTTTGGGACTAGTGGTTTGCATGATGGTTGTTATAGTGAATGATAGGAATATAGGGCATGCATGCAGTGAGGGAGAGAGGATTGCACTTTTGAAGTTAAAAGATGCTATCAATGATACTAATGGAACTGCCTTACCTACATGGGATAGCCACAACAACAATGATTGCTGTGATTGGGAGAGGGTCATATGTGACAACACCACTACAAACCCAAGGCCAGTAGTAACACAACTTGTTCTTGATAAGATAAGAGATTTTGAACTCACTAATAATGCATATTGGTCCTTAAATGCTTCTTATCTGCTTCCCTTCTCTGAACTTCAAGTGTTAGACTTGTCCTGGAACTATTTGACAGGTATTATTTGTATATACCTATGATATGATTGTATTGAATTTGGTTATGGTCTTATGGCTGGTTTTGTTTCTTCATATTTGTAACTTTCAATAGCTCTGGGGCAGGTGTAAATGGTGTTATCAGATTAAACAACTTGCAAGTTCTTAGTTTAAAGGGGAACCCTTTAACTCAAGTTCCATCTTTGGATGAATTGCCAGTGGTTCAGATGTTAGATCTATCTTTCACAGGTCTCACCAATTTTCATTTTCTGCAAGGTAACACTTGGAGCAAGATTGCATTTATTGTGTGATTTGATGATTTCTTGTGAACCTTTTGGATACTCaaaagtgttttttttttttttgggggccTGATTAAAGAAATTTCTACTTTAAGCAAGTTGGAGGTCCTGGATCTTGGGAATAATTTACTATCTGGAAGCCTACCAGGATCAATTGGAAACATTGGCTCTTTACCAACTCAAGGTGAGTTTATTCACATATATAATTTAACTTTTAAGAACTCTTGCTATTAGTCTTAACCATGCACAAAATTACTGCAAGATCACAAATTTCCCTTTATGCAGGAGGCTTATGTAAGCTCAAGAATCTTCAGCACTTGGACCTTAGCCACAACCAGTTTGTAGGACAGATTCCACTATGTTTTAGCAACCTAACATCTCTCCATGTATTTGATGTTGCACATAATCAGTTTCAAGGAGTTTTCCCTTCTTTGTTCATATCTAGTCTCAAATCACTATCATATGTTTCTCTATCTAATAACTTTTTCCGAGGCTCCTTTAGCTTCAGTTCACTTGCCAATCACTCTAACCTTGAAGTCTTTGATCTGTTTAGCTACAATTCTCAATTGAAGGTTGAAACTGAGAATCCTCCTTTCATCCCTTTGTTTCAATTAAAGGTCTTGCGCTTATCGAATTGCACGCTCAATGAACACACCAAGGGCATTCCTAGCTTTCTTTCATACCAAAGTGACTTAAGAGTGATTGATCTTAGCTATAACAGCATCATAGGAAGGTTCCCCCACTGGATACTGATAAATAACACAAGACTAGAAGTTCTTGATCTTGGTAACAATTTCTTGACTGGACCCCTTGAGCTCAATTGTACTTCAAGATATCAAGATATGAATACTTTGGATATTTCACACAATCCTATCAAAAGCGAAATTCCCAGTTGTGTTGGCGCCATCTTTCAGAATTTAAGAGTCTTGAACATGTCCAAATCTGAATTGCATGGTGTCATTCCAGCTTCAATGGGAAATATGGCCCTGCTTATGATATTATATTTGTCATCAAACAGTTTGTCTGGCCTATTGCCGGCTGAGTTCTTGAAAGGTGTGAAGTCATTGGAGTTTCTGAAGTTATCTAAGAATGACCTGTTTGGTCCAATATTGTCTTCTAAAGCCGAGTTAGGCCAATTGCGTGTTTTGCGCCTGGACAATAATCACTTTACCGGAGAGATCTCAGATATGTTCATGAATAGTTCTCTGCCTAAGAAGCACAGACACGGACACGGACACGGGACACGACACGGACACGGACACGGAGacacaccaaaattaaaattttaccgGACACGGACACGgcatatatatattaaattttaagaaaaaaaatcaaaagtcataatatatatcatatatataatataaagtcAAAATTTACAATTGAACTTATAATCACTTCCTAAcccctcaaaaaaaaaaacacatggAGTATTCTTTAACTATCTTTTGAACTTCACTACTTCCTATTTCCATATCCTTTCCAAAAAAATATGGGGTCGTGTAAAAAATGAGGGTTGTTTTTTTATGAGTTATTTAAAATGTGTGAGAGACTCCTTGTGCTTATGGGGTCCAAGATTTTTTTTGGGTtaaaggtaatttttttttaaaaaaatttctgcAATTTTTACATGCCAATCGTGTCCTGGTGTGTCCAATGCCGGGTCCTCGTGTGTCTAGTGCCGTGTCCTCGTGTGTCTAGTGCCATGTCATGGCGTGTccgagtaaaaaaaaaattttttttttgcgaCACGTGCTCAGGTGTGTCGGACACGTGTCCACCGCGTGTCCACCGCGTGTCCGTGTCCACCGCGTATCCGACACGTGGACACGGCAGTAATTTGGTGTGTCCGTGCTTCTTAGTTCTCTGCTAAGAATACTAGACATGAGCTACAATCATCTCAATGGAGAGCTACCAGGTTGGATTGGAAGCTTTCAACAATTGAGTTCTCTACTGTTGTCCAGAATAATTTGCAGGGTGTTATACCTCAAGAACTTTGCAAACTAAACAGGCTTACATATTTAGACCTGTCTAAGAACAATTTCA
Above is a genomic segment from Arachis stenosperma cultivar V10309 chromosome 1, arast.V10309.gnm1.PFL2, whole genome shotgun sequence containing:
- the LOC130946191 gene encoding receptor like protein 21-like, with the protein product MDLCITLLLRWALGLVVCMMVVIVNDRNIGHACSEGERIALLKLKDAINDTNGTALPTWDSHNNNDCCDWERVICDNTTTNPRPVVTQLVLDKIRDFELTNNAYWSLNASYLLPFSELQVLDLSWNYLTGVNGVIRLNNLQVLSLKGNPLTQVPSLDELPVVQMLDLSFTGLTNFHFLQEISTLSKLEVLDLGNNLLSGSLPGSIGNIGSLPTQGGLCKLKNLQHLDLSHNQFVGQIPLCFSNLTSLHVFDVAHNQFQGVFPSLFISSLKSLSYVSLSNNFFRGSFSFSSLANHSNLEVFDLFSYNSQLKVETENPPFIPLFQLKVLRLSNCTLNEHTKGIPSFLSYQSDLRVIDLSYNSIIGRFPHWILINNTRLEVLDLGNNFLTGPLELNCTSRYQDMNTLDISHNPIKSEIPSCVGAIFQNLRVLNMSKSELHGVIPASMGNMALLMILYLSSNSLSGLLPAEFLKGVKSLEFLKLSKNDLFGPILSSKAELGQLRVLRLDNNHFTGEISDMFMNSSLPKKHRHGHGHGTRHGHGHGDTPKLKFYRTRTRHIYIKF